In Planktothrix serta PCC 8927, one genomic interval encodes:
- a CDS encoding type II toxin-antitoxin system VapC family toxin translates to MTESICLDTSVWIKYLCPDEQSQAATDLVTDALTRNITLIAPGFGWAEIGSVLRKKVRLNLLTSTQSEQLYLAYSNLPINYLDSKNIQLRAWNLAQQYSMSTLYDAVFLACAEHKSAEYWTADEALLRQLSPCPAYVHQLGL, encoded by the coding sequence GTGACTGAAAGCATTTGTTTAGATACTAGCGTTTGGATTAAATATCTCTGTCCTGATGAACAATCACAAGCTGCTACTGATTTGGTGACTGATGCCCTAACACGGAATATAACATTGATTGCTCCTGGTTTTGGCTGGGCAGAAATTGGTTCTGTATTACGAAAAAAAGTGCGTCTTAACTTACTTACATCTACTCAATCCGAACAACTCTACTTAGCTTATAGCAATCTTCCTATTAATTATTTAGATTCAAAAAATATCCAACTACGGGCATGGAATTTAGCCCAACAATACAGTATGTCAACCCTGTATGATGCTGTTTTTTTAGCCTGTGCTGAACATAAATCAGCCGAATATTGGACAGCAGATGAAGCCCTATTAAGACAACTTTCACCCTGTCCTGCTTATGTTCATCAGTTGGGATTATAG
- a CDS encoding putative PEP-binding protein, with translation MNNFYWLHQIQLSDREVVGERAFYLSHLLRQGCPVLPGFVVTAKLFWEFLQTIDWLEPLFVDFPQSSLYFDVNQPRQLQAIAQRLCQQLIDTQLSEFWSDQIQANIDELNTPALIFYPSLSLPHHLQTSGLLDAVICWGDHQTASDGLKQAYAEFFRARGLLYWQRSGVRLQDLQPAVLVQPLQSASASGFVKIQRNCWEIHSTWGLEFSLLWGENHPDIYSIQPQTGRVKQQHLGAKTIIYDLKSSVDQPTKYPIPQKQFGTTLSQLPIYASLIPEPQQGFSLTPEQLQPLIQIIQQVVSSSPQTTRFDWRLCQPRPEEEPQFYLIGAGSTESPVSSNPVNSSSTPRQQHFQGLAVASGQGGGTAYILNATAPIPSQLPDNTVLVVPAITLDYLPLLKQTVAIVAERGGMTSHGAIVARELGIPAVCGIVNATAQIKMGESVFVDGNRGEVYFMEQEHPVNERLAKRSFQQQHLLETDFIPNATPLMVNISQSISMQRLPFLPIDGVGLLRSELMAIEVLENPQNPTLNSWVSQGVDRNHYNFSYWIEPEQQPQFIQRMAEPLHQLAGLLSPRPIYYRALDLREVGREEGRFPVSDSRSLERLALLDLELKILLQLYESGDQNIYLILPFIRSVEDFLMYRDRIEASGLMRYPQFQVWIMAEVPSILFLLPDYVKAGVQGISIGTNDLTQLLFGIDRNQMQIFPGEYERHPALKKAIQQLIIMAKQANIPCSICGDAPALYPELIEDLVRWGITSISVSLDAVESTYKAIARSEKRILLEVARQQL, from the coding sequence GTGAATAATTTTTATTGGCTCCACCAAATTCAACTTTCTGATCGAGAAGTTGTAGGGGAGCGAGCGTTCTATTTAAGTCATTTACTCCGTCAAGGTTGTCCCGTGTTACCGGGTTTCGTTGTTACGGCTAAATTATTCTGGGAATTTTTACAAACGATTGACTGGTTAGAACCCTTATTTGTTGATTTCCCCCAATCGTCCCTTTACTTCGATGTCAATCAACCCCGTCAATTACAAGCGATCGCTCAACGCCTTTGTCAGCAACTCATCGATACCCAGTTATCCGAATTCTGGAGTGATCAAATTCAAGCCAACATTGACGAATTAAATACCCCAGCATTGATATTTTATCCGAGTCTAAGTCTTCCCCATCATCTACAAACATCAGGACTTTTAGACGCGGTGATCTGTTGGGGGGATCATCAAACCGCGTCCGACGGATTAAAACAAGCTTATGCTGAATTTTTTCGGGCTAGGGGTTTATTATATTGGCAACGATCTGGTGTGCGATTACAAGATTTACAGCCTGCGGTGTTAGTTCAACCGCTTCAGTCTGCCAGTGCTTCGGGTTTTGTAAAAATTCAGCGAAACTGTTGGGAAATTCACTCTACTTGGGGTTTAGAATTCTCGCTACTCTGGGGAGAAAACCATCCTGATATCTATTCCATTCAACCCCAAACCGGAAGGGTTAAACAACAGCATTTAGGCGCTAAAACCATTATCTATGATTTAAAATCTTCTGTTGATCAACCCACAAAATATCCCATTCCCCAAAAGCAATTTGGAACAACTCTTTCCCAACTTCCAATTTATGCCAGTTTAATTCCTGAACCCCAACAGGGATTTTCCCTAACACCGGAACAATTACAACCGTTAATTCAGATTATTCAACAGGTTGTATCCTCTAGTCCTCAAACGACACGATTCGATTGGCGTCTGTGTCAACCCAGACCGGAGGAAGAACCTCAATTTTATCTGATCGGAGCCGGATCGACCGAATCCCCTGTTTCCTCTAATCCCGTTAATTCAAGCTCTACCCCTCGTCAACAGCATTTTCAAGGATTAGCCGTAGCTTCTGGACAAGGGGGAGGAACAGCATATATCCTGAATGCAACCGCACCCATACCGTCACAATTACCTGATAATACGGTGTTAGTTGTTCCTGCGATTACTTTGGATTATTTACCCCTATTGAAGCAAACTGTCGCTATTGTGGCTGAACGGGGGGGAATGACCAGTCATGGTGCAATTGTGGCGCGAGAACTGGGAATTCCTGCCGTCTGTGGTATTGTGAATGCAACAGCACAAATCAAAATGGGTGAATCCGTTTTTGTGGATGGCAATCGCGGAGAAGTTTATTTCATGGAACAAGAGCACCCAGTCAATGAACGGTTGGCAAAACGGAGTTTTCAACAACAACATCTCCTTGAAACCGACTTCATACCGAACGCTACACCCCTAATGGTTAATATTAGTCAATCCATTTCTATGCAGCGACTTCCTTTTTTACCCATTGATGGAGTAGGTTTACTGCGTTCAGAATTAATGGCAATTGAAGTCTTAGAAAATCCTCAAAATCCGACTCTAAATTCTTGGGTTTCTCAGGGAGTTGATCGCAATCACTATAATTTTAGTTATTGGATTGAACCGGAACAACAACCGCAGTTTATTCAACGGATGGCGGAACCGCTACATCAACTCGCTGGTCTTTTATCTCCTCGACCTATCTATTATCGAGCCTTAGATTTACGAGAGGTGGGAAGGGAGGAAGGTCGTTTCCCGGTTTCAGATTCCCGATCTTTGGAACGTCTGGCTTTATTGGATTTAGAACTCAAAATTTTATTACAATTGTATGAGTCAGGTGATCAAAATATTTATCTGATTTTGCCTTTTATTCGTTCCGTTGAAGACTTTTTAATGTATCGTGATCGGATTGAAGCATCAGGATTAATGCGTTATCCCCAGTTTCAAGTTTGGATTATGGCGGAAGTCCCCTCGATTTTATTTTTATTACCCGATTATGTTAAAGCCGGGGTTCAAGGAATTTCGATTGGAACCAATGATCTGACTCAATTATTATTTGGAATTGATCGAAATCAAATGCAGATATTTCCTGGGGAATATGAACGTCATCCCGCATTGAAAAAAGCCATCCAACAGTTAATTATAATGGCAAAACAAGCTAATATTCCTTGTTCAATTTGTGGGGATGCTCCGGCTTTATATCCTGAACTGATTGAAGATTTAGTTCGGTGGGGAATTACATCTATTTCTGTTAGTTTGGATGCCGTTGAATCCACATACAAAGCGATCGCTAGATCGGAAAAACGCATCCTCCTAGAAGTCGCTCGTCAACAGCTTTAA
- a CDS encoding calcium-binding protein, giving the protein MTLILGTALADNLSGLIENDEIYGLEGDDTVQGLEGDDTINGNQGLDLVYGNPGNDFLFGGQGDDKVFGGSGNNQLFGNLGSDALFGGVNSDSLFGGQDLDLLAGGGGNDYVSGDLGDDFVAGVDVNSANPGSGEIDTLVGGAGLDAFYLGSSDSTSYYSTGGAADFAFISDFTVGEDYFVYKTNDVITFNDLTLPGYGTGAGIFVNKSGLEELIAFLPGVQASQLNITNDFTPI; this is encoded by the coding sequence ATGACTTTAATTTTAGGAACTGCATTGGCAGATAATCTGTCTGGACTGATCGAAAATGATGAAATCTATGGTTTAGAAGGAGATGATACAGTCCAAGGTCTTGAGGGGGATGATACGATTAATGGGAATCAAGGATTAGATCTTGTTTATGGCAACCCCGGAAATGATTTTCTATTTGGAGGTCAAGGGGATGATAAAGTGTTTGGCGGATCAGGTAATAATCAACTATTTGGTAATTTAGGCTCAGATGCCTTATTTGGAGGGGTCAATAGTGATTCTTTATTTGGCGGTCAAGATCTCGATCTCCTAGCAGGTGGAGGAGGAAATGATTATGTTTCCGGTGATTTAGGGGATGATTTTGTAGCGGGAGTTGATGTTAATTCAGCGAATCCCGGATCGGGTGAAATTGATACCTTAGTCGGTGGAGCCGGATTAGATGCGTTTTACTTAGGTAGTTCTGATTCTACTAGCTATTATTCTACAGGTGGTGCAGCAGATTTTGCTTTTATTAGTGATTTTACAGTAGGTGAAGATTACTTTGTTTATAAAACAAATGATGTAATTACATTCAACGATTTAACATTACCCGGTTATGGAACAGGAGCGGGGATTTTTGTTAACAAATCTGGGTTAGAAGAATTGATTGCATTTTTACCCGGAGTTCAAGCTAGTCAACTTAATATTACCAATGATTTTACACCGATATAA
- the ppc gene encoding phosphoenolpyruvate carboxylase, giving the protein MSSLLQSSEQVPNTVVSSNPPTTTSDLFLRNRLKIIEDVWESVLRQECGQQLVDLLHQLGAMTSPEGQAAEFQGSDALKLIEQLDINQAIRAARGFALYFQLINIVEQHYEQREQQLAYTHSKGKGKLSTSPIKSMSTFESRNQRFSDEQESPIPGANVTNYTEQERELATFHSLFPMLRQLNVPAQKIQRLLNQLDVRMVFTAHPTEIVRHTIRTKQRRIATILEQLDQVDESFGGLRTEELGESSIMSEWTEELHENLTEEIRLWWRTDELHQFKPTVLDEVDYSLHYFQEVIFDTIPQLYKRLKHALHVSFPYLKLPKYDFCKFGSWVGADRDGNPSVTPDVTWKTACYQRHVVMEKYIEAVKRLNRLLSLSLHWSDVLPELLESLDRDQGQLPEIYDQTAIRYRQEPYRLKLSYVQKRLENTRDRNWQMYNNAELSRIRERLVPDHEASKLYRSDEDFLGELKLIQRNLEETGMTCQELENLICQVEVFGFSLARLDMRQESSIHSNALNEIVNYLQLLPKSYNDLSEAERCVWLATELQTRRPLIPTELPFSEKTCETINTFRVMRELQQEFGPHICQTYIISMSNEASDVLEVLLLAKEAGLYDPATGAGNVMVVPLFETVEDLKRAPRVMTTLFELPLYRAMLGGGYEQYQLVCDDPDQSLQEIMLGYSDSNKDSGFLSSNWEIHKAQKALQKVSESYKIGLRIFHGRGGSVGRGGGPAYKAVLAQPGRSINGRIKITEQGEVLASKYSLPQLALFNLESVTTAAIQASLLHNGFDEIDPWNQIMEELAMRSRSHYRELIYEQSDLAEFFHQVTPIQEISQLQISSRPARRSGDKKKDISGLRAIPWVFSWTQSRFLLPSWYGVGTALQEFINDEPQEQLKLLRYFYLKWPFFKVVISKAEMTLAKVDMEIAHHYVRELSHPDDKERFEVLFQQIAQEYYLTVQLVQQITGHQRLLEDDPVLQRSVQLRNATIIPLGLLQVALLKRLRQHGKSVASGVVHSRYSKGELLRGALLTINGIAAGMRNTG; this is encoded by the coding sequence ATGAGTTCACTGCTCCAATCCTCCGAACAGGTTCCAAACACGGTCGTTTCATCAAACCCACCGACTACCACCTCGGATTTGTTTTTGCGGAATCGTCTCAAAATTATCGAGGACGTTTGGGAGTCCGTCCTCCGCCAAGAGTGCGGCCAACAGCTTGTGGACTTACTCCATCAATTAGGAGCCATGACTTCACCCGAAGGACAAGCCGCCGAGTTCCAAGGCTCCGATGCTCTCAAATTAATCGAACAGCTTGATATTAACCAAGCCATTCGTGCGGCGCGGGGGTTTGCGTTATATTTTCAACTGATCAATATCGTTGAGCAGCATTATGAACAACGGGAGCAACAACTGGCTTATACCCACTCTAAAGGTAAAGGTAAGTTATCGACCTCCCCGATTAAGTCAATGTCTACCTTTGAATCTCGGAATCAGCGTTTTTCCGATGAGCAAGAAAGCCCAATTCCTGGCGCGAATGTCACCAATTACACCGAACAGGAGCGGGAGTTAGCCACATTCCATTCCCTGTTTCCGATGTTACGACAGTTGAATGTTCCCGCCCAAAAAATCCAACGGTTATTAAATCAGCTTGATGTTCGCATGGTGTTTACGGCGCACCCGACGGAAATTGTTCGCCACACAATTCGGACAAAACAGCGTCGGATTGCCACTATCCTAGAACAACTCGATCAAGTTGATGAAAGTTTTGGCGGATTGAGAACCGAAGAATTAGGGGAATCTTCGATCATGTCCGAATGGACAGAAGAACTTCATGAAAACTTAACCGAAGAAATTCGTCTCTGGTGGCGTACCGATGAACTGCATCAATTTAAACCCACAGTTCTCGATGAGGTGGATTATTCCCTACACTATTTCCAGGAAGTTATATTTGATACCATTCCTCAACTCTATAAGCGCTTAAAACACGCTCTGCACGTTTCTTTCCCTTACCTAAAATTACCTAAATATGATTTTTGTAAATTTGGATCATGGGTGGGTGCAGACCGAGATGGAAATCCATCGGTGACACCGGATGTAACCTGGAAAACTGCTTGTTATCAGCGTCATGTTGTCATGGAAAAATATATTGAAGCGGTTAAACGCCTCAATCGGTTATTAAGTTTATCCTTACATTGGAGTGATGTTCTTCCCGAATTATTAGAATCTTTAGATCGAGATCAAGGACAATTACCAGAAATCTATGATCAAACGGCAATTCGCTATCGTCAAGAACCCTATCGTTTAAAACTATCTTATGTTCAAAAACGCTTAGAAAATACCCGCGATCGCAATTGGCAAATGTACAATAATGCTGAGTTGTCTCGCATCCGAGAGCGTCTAGTTCCTGACCATGAAGCGAGTAAACTCTACCGATCTGATGAGGATTTCTTAGGGGAGTTAAAACTGATTCAACGCAACCTAGAAGAAACGGGAATGACCTGTCAAGAACTGGAAAATCTCATCTGTCAGGTGGAAGTATTTGGATTTAGTTTGGCTCGGCTGGATATGCGTCAGGAGTCTTCAATTCACTCCAACGCCCTGAACGAAATTGTTAACTATCTGCAACTGTTACCTAAATCTTACAATGATCTTTCTGAAGCAGAAAGATGTGTTTGGTTAGCAACTGAATTACAAACCCGCCGTCCTTTAATTCCCACAGAATTACCCTTTTCTGAAAAAACCTGCGAAACTATCAACACTTTTAGAGTGATGCGGGAGTTACAGCAGGAGTTTGGGCCCCATATTTGCCAAACCTATATTATTAGTATGAGCAATGAAGCCAGTGATGTTCTGGAAGTATTGCTCTTGGCAAAAGAAGCGGGACTCTATGACCCGGCTACAGGGGCAGGTAACGTCATGGTAGTGCCTCTGTTTGAGACGGTTGAAGACCTCAAACGCGCTCCCCGTGTGATGACGACTTTGTTTGAATTACCGCTTTATCGGGCGATGTTAGGGGGGGGTTATGAACAATATCAACTCGTTTGTGATGATCCTGACCAATCTTTACAAGAGATTATGTTAGGGTATTCTGATAGTAATAAAGATTCGGGTTTCTTGAGTAGTAATTGGGAAATTCATAAAGCTCAAAAAGCCTTACAAAAGGTTTCTGAATCTTATAAAATTGGTCTTCGTATCTTTCACGGACGGGGGGGGTCTGTCGGTCGAGGAGGGGGCCCTGCTTACAAGGCGGTTTTAGCTCAACCGGGTAGAAGTATTAACGGGAGGATTAAAATTACTGAACAGGGGGAAGTTCTGGCTTCTAAATATTCTCTCCCACAGTTGGCTTTATTCAATTTAGAAAGTGTGACAACCGCCGCAATTCAAGCCAGTTTACTCCATAATGGTTTTGATGAGATTGACCCCTGGAATCAAATTATGGAAGAATTGGCAATGCGATCGCGCAGCCACTATCGGGAGTTAATATATGAACAATCCGATTTAGCTGAATTTTTCCATCAAGTCACCCCCATTCAAGAAATTAGTCAACTGCAAATTAGTTCTCGTCCCGCCCGTCGCAGTGGGGATAAAAAGAAAGATATTTCGGGTTTAAGGGCAATTCCTTGGGTCTTTAGTTGGACACAAAGCCGCTTTTTACTACCTTCTTGGTATGGGGTGGGAACAGCTTTACAGGAGTTTATTAATGACGAACCCCAGGAGCAGCTAAAACTATTGCGCTATTTCTATTTGAAATGGCCGTTCTTTAAAGTGGTGATTTCTAAGGCGGAAATGACCTTAGCTAAGGTGGATATGGAAATCGCCCATCACTATGTTCGGGAGTTAAGTCATCCCGACGATAAAGAACGGTTTGAGGTTTTATTCCAACAAATTGCTCAGGAATATTATCTCACCGTGCAGTTAGTCCAACAAATTACCGGACATCAACGATTATTAGAAGATGATCCGGTTTTACAGCGTTCGGTGCAGTTACGCAATGCCACAATTATTCCTTTAGGTTTATTACAAGTTGCCTTGTTAAAACGGTTACGTCAACACGGAAAATCCGTTGCTTCTGGTGTTGTTCATTCCCGTTATAGCAAAGGAGAATTACTCCGAGGGGCGCTATTAACCATTAATGGAATTGCCGCTGGAATGCGAAATACGGGTTGA
- a CDS encoding ISAs1 family transposase, translating to MLTTLIEKLKKVKDYRKAQGTRHPIWLVLLIVILGLMSRNLGYRELENFAKINRKELSQVLKIKLEKLPSYSTIRRVIQGVEWSNLIEIFNQWAALNYPHQEELDWLAVDGKSLRSTLKDFGDNSQNFVMIVSLFSQRTGCVLNLKKLENKKGSXLFNAIAAQKKGRV from the coding sequence ATGCTAACAACTCTAATAGAAAAACTGAAAAAAGTCAAGGATTACCGGAAAGCCCAGGGGACAAGGCATCCCATATGGCTAGTATTATTAATAGTCATCTTGGGGCTAATGTCGAGAAATTTAGGGTACAGAGAACTGGAAAATTTTGCTAAAATTAATCGAAAAGAACTCAGCCAAGTTTTAAAAATCAAGCTAGAAAAACTGCCATCATACTCAACAATAAGAAGAGTAATACAAGGGGTAGAATGGTCAAATTTAATCGAGATATTTAATCAATGGGCGGCTTTGAATTATCCGCATCAAGAAGAACTAGATTGGTTAGCAGTAGATGGAAAAAGCCTCAGAAGCACTTTGAAAGATTTTGGAGATAACTCCCAAAATTTTGTGATGATTGTTTCACTATTTAGTCAAAGAACAGGATGTGTATTAAACCTGAAAAAGTTGGAGAACAAAAAAGGATCAGNCCTCTTCAATGCGATCGCTGCTCAGAAGAAAGGGCGGGTTTAG
- a CDS encoding four helix bundle protein codes for MESFQKLQVYQLSEKIANEVWFIVQNWDLFSKDTVGKQLVRSADSIGANIAEGHGRYNSQDNQRFVKIARGSLNETRHWLRLACARHLLTAEQVDKLQPLLDELSPKLNAYLNSLKKLKG; via the coding sequence ATGGAGAGTTTTCAGAAGTTACAGGTGTATCAGTTATCTGAAAAAATTGCTAATGAGGTTTGGTTTATTGTTCAGAATTGGGATCTGTTTTCTAAAGATACAGTGGGGAAGCAATTAGTGAGATCTGCTGATAGTATTGGAGCGAATATTGCTGAAGGTCATGGTCGTTATAATTCTCAAGATAATCAACGTTTTGTTAAAATAGCGAGAGGGTCATTAAATGAAACAAGGCATTGGTTAAGGTTAGCTTGCGCTCGTCATCTATTAACAGCAGAACAAGTTGATAAATTACAACCCTTACTTGATGAATTATCCCCCAAACTCAATGCTTATCTCAATTCACTAAAAAAACTTAAGGGTTGA
- a CDS encoding Uma2 family endonuclease, with translation MISSNTISPVLNLPPLENGDQLTLAEFERRYQAIPNLKKAELIEGIVYMASPVRITQHGEPHANMMLWLGLYKAFTPNLQLGDNCTVRLDLDNEPQPDALLRMEVGGQSTISQDGYVEGAPELIAEIAASTVSIDLHQKLKVYLRHQVQEYLVWRVYDQELDWFRFNNGEYIQLEANSEGLFYSQVFPGLWLDKTALLTGNLAQVLGILQQGLNSQEHQDFVQGKREY, from the coding sequence ATGATATCTAGTAATACAATTTCTCCGGTTTTAAACCTTCCTCCTTTAGAAAATGGAGATCAACTAACCCTTGCTGAATTTGAGCGTCGCTATCAAGCAATTCCTAATCTAAAAAAAGCCGAATTAATTGAAGGAATCGTTTATATGGCATCTCCGGTACGAATCACACAACATGGCGAACCCCACGCTAATATGATGTTGTGGTTAGGTCTTTACAAAGCCTTTACTCCTAACCTACAATTAGGGGATAATTGCACAGTTAGATTAGACCTCGATAACGAACCGCAACCGGATGCTTTATTAAGAATGGAAGTAGGAGGACAATCTACAATTAGTCAAGATGGCTATGTCGAAGGTGCACCAGAATTAATTGCTGAAATTGCAGCGAGTACCGTTTCCATTGATTTACATCAGAAATTAAAAGTTTATCTCCGCCATCAAGTCCAAGAATACCTAGTTTGGCGAGTTTATGATCAAGAATTGGATTGGTTTAGATTCAATAACGGAGAATATATTCAACTTGAAGCGAATAGCGAGGGTCTATTTTATTCGCAAGTATTTCCGGGTTTATGGTTAGATAAAACAGCGTTATTAACGGGAAATTTAGCCCAAGTTTTAGGAATTTTACAACAGGGTTTAAACAGTCAAGAACATCAAGACTTTGTGCAAGGAAAGAGGGAATATTAG
- a CDS encoding ComF family protein produces MIKTLLNLFLKPNCPLCNRPAHTELCDYCERQLLRCRFPQNVKFATEVPLCVWGQYKDVLKRAIAALKYDHHTELAKPLGYGLAETWLSTPQSQISSLTVVPIPLHAAKLKQRGFNQAELLAKSFCELTGLSLSAQGLERIKETEALHQLSAEQRLKEMQNVFNLGQDFRRRRPQGSVLILDDIYTTGATVKAAISQLQQAGIPVAGVVAIATTQKSVISNQ; encoded by the coding sequence ATGATCAAAACACTTTTAAACTTATTTCTCAAACCAAACTGTCCATTGTGTAACCGACCTGCTCATACAGAACTTTGTGATTATTGTGAACGACAGTTACTTCGCTGTCGGTTTCCTCAAAACGTTAAATTTGCCACCGAGGTGCCGCTTTGTGTCTGGGGACAGTACAAAGATGTTCTCAAACGGGCGATCGCAGCCTTGAAGTATGATCATCATACCGAACTTGCTAAACCTTTGGGCTATGGATTAGCAGAAACTTGGTTATCTACACCTCAGTCCCAGATCTCATCTCTAACCGTTGTACCCATTCCCCTACACGCGGCTAAATTAAAACAACGGGGATTTAATCAAGCCGAACTCTTAGCTAAAAGTTTTTGTGAACTCACGGGTTTATCCCTATCGGCTCAGGGTTTAGAACGAATTAAAGAGACAGAAGCACTGCATCAACTTTCCGCCGAACAACGGTTAAAAGAAATGCAAAATGTGTTTAATTTAGGTCAAGATTTCCGTCGTCGCCGTCCTCAAGGTTCAGTCTTAATTTTAGATGATATTTATACAACAGGTGCAACGGTAAAAGCAGCAATTTCTCAATTACAACAGGCGGGAATTCCTGTGGCGGGTGTTGTTGCGATCGCCACAACTCAAAAATCAGTAATCAGTAATCAGTGA
- a CDS encoding type III secretion system chaperone family protein yields the protein MFTVSEQNPELMPQEYPSDRAVFDVLIDFMNLDGWVYKEIEHRRVLALGVEGKNGRFDCYTVVREAERQIAVYSVCPVKVPDYKRYNMATFITLINYGTVVGNFELNFQDGEVRYKTSLDAEEAALTPAFIKHLIYTSVTTMDDYLPGILSVIYGNISPEEAFQRTQY from the coding sequence ATGTTTACTGTGTCAGAACAAAACCCCGAATTAATGCCTCAAGAATACCCCTCGGATCGGGCTGTATTTGATGTTTTAATTGATTTTATGAACCTTGATGGTTGGGTTTATAAAGAAATTGAACATCGTCGTGTCTTGGCTTTGGGAGTAGAAGGCAAAAATGGCCGATTTGATTGTTATACAGTAGTTCGGGAAGCAGAGCGACAAATTGCGGTTTATTCTGTTTGTCCGGTCAAGGTTCCTGACTATAAACGCTATAATATGGCTACGTTTATTACCTTGATCAATTATGGAACAGTGGTTGGCAATTTTGAATTGAATTTCCAAGATGGTGAAGTTCGATATAAAACCAGTTTAGATGCGGAAGAAGCGGCTTTAACCCCGGCATTTATTAAACATTTAATCTATACCAGTGTGACGACAATGGATGACTATTTACCGGGAATTTTATCGGTGATTTACGGTAATATTTCACCGGAAGAAGCTTTCCAACGGACTCAGTATTAA